The following coding sequences lie in one Apium graveolens cultivar Ventura chromosome 3, ASM990537v1, whole genome shotgun sequence genomic window:
- the LOC141711821 gene encoding uncharacterized protein LOC141711821 yields the protein MDSDEMDSLFEGMVLFDPTQPSQPSTSTINNISDNSNHLPEQPPSSPAADVSQPLDENLFSDLTLVTPQIHRTLAPPSPVVSTAPITSKPIARQTSSTRKKKRAAGLRIGYKKDEIDSVADSVVNSVVAIPSTPVVEEVRVSEVEKRDQEVELKVRMVDDDDDDIGNDLVRDDAEKLDIGDDLVRDDAEKIDVGVIGDEEDRERDNCSIEVRFERIRSDITDNLRRVREQVDSVSGKRKESIRRRRNAAEDLRLASAKYRELERQLEEACEAEDFETADRLSDALASADSDKERLAVALRDADAECDAVDVKMQGVVDLQIAAEEECASLLQRFSMDAAKDADLVLRNAELTSAKETNKWDSSVELAEVKRMELDAESFIVNEARLALNDSVDHLVEDDKREIEILHRKKEELADELERLLALVKQKESELKENESSIEIVEKRIANAVSSFQEAQSSINAKYNNLQSELSQMELQSEALSRKKEEVNECLSQEQDRAVKIQNLAKTSADEATLYQEVSGLRKNLIQFILSTREHKLMLAKTGDKLTEDVQMLKQDISNERASLQELSTTKTSIQQEIESLKQRLLFIDKRIPELEAEKKVAASVRNFKEAARLAAEVKVLCVEKEGIQTKMEGALSEIGKFEGEIVETVNRLQDTEVHLLSKEKELAMTRFQILLLIAGAATSERSAALQLGDVEEAEILFGEAEVAESEARKLQSTYGFKDAEFDDLPKHFISMELVSNLGGEKLVELAATSHIPAP from the exons CAACTATTAACAATATCTCCGACAATTCTAACCATCTACCGGAGCAACCTCCGTCATCGCCGGCCGCCGATGTATCTCAGCCTCTCGACGAGAACTTATTCTCCGATCTCACTCTCGTTACTCCGCAGATTCACCGAACCCTTGCTCCGCCGTCTCCGGTTGTTTCTACTGCGCCGATTACTTCTAAACCGATTGCTCGTCAGACTTCTAGTACGAGGAAGAAGAAACGAGCTGCTGGATTGCGGATCGGATATAAGAAAGATGAGATTGACTCGGTTGCTGACTCGGTTGTTAACTCGGTTGTTGCAATTCCGTCTACTCCGGTGGTGGAGGAAGTTAGGGTTAGTGAAGTTGAGAAGCGTGATCAGGAAGTTGAGTTGAAAGTGAGGATggttgatgatgatgatgatgatattgGTAATGATTTGGTTCGAGACGATGCGGAGAAGCTTGatattggtgatgatttggttCGAGATGATGCGGAGAAGATTGATGTTGGTGTAATTGGAGACGAGGAAGATAGGGAGAGGGATAATTGTTCGATTGAAGTGAGATTTGAGCGAATTAGGAGTGATATTACGGATAATTTGAGGCGTGTTAGGGAACAAGTGGATTCCGTTTCTGGGAAGAGGAAGGAGAGTATTAGGAGGAGGCGAAATGCTGCCGAGGATTTGAGGTTGGCATCTGCCAAGTATAGGGAATTGGAGAGGCAGTTGGAGGAAGCTTGTGAGGCTGAGGATTTCGAGACGGCTGATAGGCTTAGTGATGCTCTTGCTTCTGCGGATTCTGACAAGGAAAGGTTGGCGGTTGCATTGAGAGATGCGGATGCCGAGTGTGATGCAGTTGATGTTAAGATGCAGGGAGTTGTTGATCTTCAGATTGCGGCTGAGGAGGAATGTGCGTCTTTGCTGCAAAGGTTCTCTATG GATGCCGCAAAAGATGCCGATTTGGTCCTAAGGAATGCAGAGCTTACGTCTGCAAAAGAAACAAACAAATGGGATTCATCAGTTGAGTTGGCTGAAGTCAAAAGGATGGAACTGGATGCCGAATCATTTATTGTGAATGAGGCAAGGCTGGCACTAAATGATTCTGTTGATCATTTAGTTGAGGATGATAAGAGGGAAATAGAAATTCTTCATAGAAAGAAAGAAGAACTGGCAGATGAACTGGAAAGACTTCTTGCTTTAGTGAAACAAAAAGAGTCCGAATTAAAAGAAAATGAATCTAGCATTGAAATAGTTGAAAAAAGAATTGCCAATGCAGTCTCTAGCTTTCAGGAGGCTCAGTCAAGCATCAATGCAAAGTATAACAATTTGCAATCCGAGCTGTCACAAATGGAGTTGCAAAGTGAAGCATTGTCTAGAAAAAAGGAGGAGGTTAATGAATGCTTATCTCAGGAACAAGACAGGGCAGTGAAGATTCAAAACCTTGCCAAGACCTCTGCTGATGAAGCAACCTTATACCAAGAAGTTTCTGGGTTGCGGAAAAATTTGATACAATTTATTTTGAGCACTAGGGAACATAAACTAATGCTTGCCAAGACAGGGGACAAACTTACTGAAGATGTGCAAATGCTTAAACAAGATATATCAAATGAAAGAGCTTCTCTTCAG GAGTTATCTACAACAAAAACAAGCATCCAGCAGGAAATTGAATCCCTTAAGCAGAGGCTTCTGTTCATAGACAAAAGAATCCCAGAGCTTGAAGCAGAAAAGAAAGTCGCTGCTAGTGTAAGAAATTTCAAGGAAGCGGCACGGCTAGCTGCTGAGGTGAAGGTACTGTGTGTTGAAAAGGAAGGTATACAAACTAAAATGGAGGGGGCTTTGTCAGAGATTGGGAAGTTCGAGGGAGAGATTGTAGAAACTGTTAACAGATTGCAGGATACCGAAGTTCATCTTTTGTCCAAGGAAAAAGAATTGGCAATGACTAGATTTCAGATTCTACTGCTAATTGCTGGTGCTGCCACTTCTGAAAGGTCAGCTGCCTTGCAGTTGGGTGATGTTGAAGAAGCTGAAATCCTATTTGGGGAAGCTGAGGTTGCTGAATCTGAAGCAAGGAAACTTCAGTCAACTTACGGTTTTAAAGATGCCGAGTTTGATGATCTTCCGAAACACTTCATATCCATGGAACTTGTGTCCAATCTTGGCGGGGAAAAGTTAGTCGAGTTAGCAGCAACTTCACACATTCCAGCACCTTGA